In the Alphaproteobacteria bacterium genome, GCGCAGCAGGTTCTTGCCCTGGACGCCAATGCGCTGCGCCAGCGCCTCGAGCGTCTCGGCGCGGTGCAGATAGCCATCCATGATGTAGCGCTCGATCGCGCCGCGGCCCGCGCCGGGATGCACCAGCCCGATGCCGTAGTCGCGAATGAACGAGCGGTCGCAGATCAACCACGCCGGAATGCACGGCGACGCCTCGTTGGTGCGCAGCATCGCCTCGACGAAGTCGTGATAGCTTGCCGACTCGTTGACGAAGCGGCGGCCGTCCTTGTTCACCGCGATCAGCCCGGGCTTGGCGCGGTCGAGCACGATGTGGGGGAAGTTGATCTCGCCGTTGAGCGAGCTCGGGAAATAGAATGCGTCCATCGTGTGGTCCGCATCGACGGCGCCGCCGGCCGCCTGTCCGGCCGCAAAACCGTCACCGCTCGCGCCCGCGAAGGCGGTTGCGTGCTCGACCGGCGCATTGGCGTTGTACCGCTTCTGCATTTGCGTGTCGGCGCCGAACCCGCCGGTCGCGAGGATCACGGCACGCCGCGCGCGGATGGTCTGGCGCTTGTCGCCGATATCGACCACAGCCCCCTCAATGCGGCCATTGCTCTTCACCAGCTCGACCAGCTTCGCGTCGTAGGCGATCGGAACCTTGCATTGGCGGAGGCTGCAATAAAGCCGCCCGACCAGTGCGTTGCCCATCACCAGTCGCGTGCCGCGCTTGAAACGCAGGCGGTCGGTCGCATGACGCAGCAATAGCTTCGAGGCCGCCGTGAAATTGGCGACCGATCCGAACGGCTTCAGCAGAACCGGAATGTCCAGCTTTCCGACCATCATGCCGCCGAGCACCATGAAAGGCGCGATCGGCGGCCGCACGCGATCGAAGTCCTTGCCAAGCAGCCGCCCGTCGAACGGCAGGGGGCTGAGCGCGCGGCCCGCGAGCGCGCGGCCGGGCTTGTTCGAGTGATAATCGGGGTGCATCGGCGGCGCGATGAACTTCACGTCGGTGCGTGCTTCCAGATAGTCGAGTGCGGAAGGGCCGGCTTGAAGGAACGCCTCGCGCTGGATGAGCGCACGCGGTCCTATTTCGGCATCGAGAAAGAGCCGCGCGTCGTCGGTCTTGTCGGGGACGCCGTCACGCCGCGCCTGATTGCTGCCGGGAATCCATACCGTGCCCGCCGAGGTCGAGGTCGTACCGCCGACCTGATCCGTTTTCTCGCACAGGAGAACCTCGAGGCCTTCGAGCGAAGCAAAAAGTGCGGCGCACATGCCGCCCATCCCGGCACCGAAAATCAGGACATCGGCCTCGCGGTCCCAGCGCATCAGTGTTTTTCTTTGCGCATGATCTTGTCCGAAAACCGGTTCCCATCCCCGATCATGGTCGAGGACATGCTTTTCGGGATCATGCGCCCGGCGAACCCGCCGGCGAAAACTCCGTCACCAGGCGTCCGCTCGGCGCGGCGTAGGGCGACTTCTCACGCGGCACGTAGGCGCCGTCGCCCTTCGCGCCGGTAAGCTTGCCGTCGCGCACCACGAACTTGCCGCGCACCATCGTCGATACGGGCCACCCCGTCACCGCGATACCTTCATACGGCGTGTAGTCGGAGCCATGGTGCAACAGCTTCTGCGAGATGGTTTTCTCAGCGTCAGGGTCCCAGATCGCGATGTCGGCGTCGGAGCCGACCGCGATCGTGCCTTTCTTCGGATAGAGGCCATAGGTCTTGGCGTGGTTTGTCGCCGTGAACGCCACGAACTCGTTCAGCGAAATGCGGCCCTTCTTGACGCCTTCGGAGAACAGGATCGGCAGCCGCGTCTCGACGCCCGGAATGCCGTTCGGCACCCAGCGGAAGCTCGTACGGCCCTTTGGATTGAGCTTGCCCTGCGGGTCGTCATAGCGGAACGGGCAGTGGTCGGAGGAGAAAAGCGAGAACACATGCTGCTGCAGCCCGGCCCAGCACTCTTTCTGCGCTTTCTCGTCGCGCGGCGGCGGCGAGCACACGTAAGCCGCACCTTCCATGTTGAGACCGTCCATGTCCTTCTCGGTCAGGACGAGATATTGCGGACACGTCTCGCCGTAGATCTTCAGGCCACGCTGCTGCGCGCGGCGGATTTCCTCCATCGCCTCGCCGTTCGAGACGTGCACGATCATGATCGGCACATCGACCAGCTCGGCGAGCGAGATCGCGCGGTGCGTTGCCTCACGCTCCACCGGGATCGGCCGCGAGGTGCCATGGAAGCGCGGCGCGGTGTGGCCCGCGCGCTCCAGCCGGTCGGTGAGGAAGCGGATCGCGTCGTAGTTCTCGGCGTGCACCATCACAAGCGCGCCGGTCTCGCGCGCGACGCTCATCACGTTGAGCATCTCCATGTCGGAAAGCGCCATGCCTTCGTAAGTCATGAACACCTTGAACGAGGTGTAGCCGTCGTTCACCAGCGCCGGTAGCTCTTGGCCCAGCACGCGGTCGGTCGCATCCGCGATGATCAGGTGAAACGAGACATCGACGTAGCAATTGCCGTCGGCCTTGGCGTGATACTGCTTCACCACCTCGCGCAGCGACTCGCCCTTCTGCTGCATCGCGAAGGGCAGCACCATGGTGTTGCCGCCAAACGCTGCGGCGCGCGTACCGGATTCGAAATCATCCGCCATCACGATGCCCGGGCCGGACGGCTGCGAGAGGTGCACGTGGCTGTCGATCCCGCCGGGCAGCACCAATCTGCCCGTCGCATCGACGATTTCACGTGCCTCGCCGAGGTTCTCGCCCAGCGCCGCGATCGTTTCGCCACTGATGCCGATGTCACAGGCAAAGGTGTCCGACGCCGTCGCGACCGTGCCACCGCGGATGATCGTGTCGAATGCCATGGCTTAACCTACGAATCGTGAACCCGGTCGTCCAGCCGCAGCCGCGTGATGTAACCGATCTCGGTGAGCGCGGCCGCGAATTCCGCCTCCGGATCGTTGCCGACGCGCTGCTCGAAAGCGGCCAGGATTGTTTCCGCGGATTTGTGCAGTCTCACGCAGACGATGAACGGGAACCCGAATTTCATCGCATAGGCCGCATTGGCGCGCTCGAAGCGAGCGAAATCCTTGTCATTCAGGCGGTCGAGACCGAGCCCACCCTGCTCGGACTCCGAGTCCGCCGTCATCGCGCCCGCGCGCGCGACCTTGCCGGCCAGTTCGGGGTGCCCGCGCAGGAAGAGAAGCTGTTGCTCGCGTGGCGCGTTGCGTACCGCCTGCATCATCGAGTCATGCAGTGCAGCGATCGACGCGAACGGCCGCGCCGCATGGGCGCGCTCCGCGACCCAGGGCGCGTGCTCGAACACATCGCCCACCGCGGCAACGAAAGCCGCGCGGTCGCAGGCGTTGAGCTGGTCGAGGGTGGTCATGGCAGGATTCTCG is a window encoding:
- a CDS encoding FAD-dependent oxidoreductase, with the protein product MRWDREADVLIFGAGMGGMCAALFASLEGLEVLLCEKTDQVGGTTSTSAGTVWIPGSNQARRDGVPDKTDDARLFLDAEIGPRALIQREAFLQAGPSALDYLEARTDVKFIAPPMHPDYHSNKPGRALAGRALSPLPFDGRLLGKDFDRVRPPIAPFMVLGGMMVGKLDIPVLLKPFGSVANFTAASKLLLRHATDRLRFKRGTRLVMGNALVGRLYCSLRQCKVPIAYDAKLVELVKSNGRIEGAVVDIGDKRQTIRARRAVILATGGFGADTQMQKRYNANAPVEHATAFAGASGDGFAAGQAAGGAVDADHTMDAFYFPSSLNGEINFPHIVLDRAKPGLIAVNKDGRRFVNESASYHDFVEAMLRTNEASPCIPAWLICDRSFIRDYGIGLVHPGAGRGAIERYIMDGYLHRAETLEALAQRIGVQGKNLLRTVEEHNRFALTGVDEAFGKGGTEYNQFNGDPANKPNPCLRPIEHAPYFAVAVYPSTMGTCVGLSTDGDARVLDARGEPIGGLYAVGNDMASLFRGVYVGPGITLGPALVFAYRAVMDIASKSRAAAGDARSRVSA
- the uraD gene encoding 2-oxo-4-hydroxy-4-carboxy-5-ureidoimidazoline decarboxylase, with protein sequence MTTLDQLNACDRAAFVAAVGDVFEHAPWVAERAHAARPFASIAALHDSMMQAVRNAPREQQLLFLRGHPELAGKVARAGAMTADSESEQGGLGLDRLNDKDFARFERANAAYAMKFGFPFIVCVRLHKSAETILAAFEQRVGNDPEAEFAAALTEIGYITRLRLDDRVHDS
- the hydA gene encoding dihydropyrimidinase yields the protein MAFDTIIRGGTVATASDTFACDIGISGETIAALGENLGEAREIVDATGRLVLPGGIDSHVHLSQPSGPGIVMADDFESGTRAAAFGGNTMVLPFAMQQKGESLREVVKQYHAKADGNCYVDVSFHLIIADATDRVLGQELPALVNDGYTSFKVFMTYEGMALSDMEMLNVMSVARETGALVMVHAENYDAIRFLTDRLERAGHTAPRFHGTSRPIPVEREATHRAISLAELVDVPIMIVHVSNGEAMEEIRRAQQRGLKIYGETCPQYLVLTEKDMDGLNMEGAAYVCSPPPRDEKAQKECWAGLQQHVFSLFSSDHCPFRYDDPQGKLNPKGRTSFRWVPNGIPGVETRLPILFSEGVKKGRISLNEFVAFTATNHAKTYGLYPKKGTIAVGSDADIAIWDPDAEKTISQKLLHHGSDYTPYEGIAVTGWPVSTMVRGKFVVRDGKLTGAKGDGAYVPREKSPYAAPSGRLVTEFSPAGSPGA